A single region of the Coregonus clupeaformis isolate EN_2021a chromosome 40, ASM2061545v1, whole genome shotgun sequence genome encodes:
- the LOC121554854 gene encoding speckle-type POZ protein-like A isoform X2 — protein sequence MERLSGEAAAEGEAMSRVPSPPPPGDMSTGPVAESWCYTQVKVVKFSYMWTINNFSFCREEMGEVLKSSTFSSGPNDKMKWCLRVNPKGLDDESKDYLSLYLLLVSCPKSEVRAKFKFSLLNTKREETKAMESQRAYRFVQGKDWGFKKFIRRDFLLDEANGLLPDDKLTLFCEVSVVQDSVNISGQSNMNMLKVPECQLADDLGSLWECSRFTDCSLYVGGQEFKAHKSILAARSPVFSAMFEHEMEESKKNRVDISDVDPDVFKEMMGFIYTGKAPNLEKMADNLLAAADKYALERLKVMCEEALCNSLSVENVADTLILADLHSAEQLKAQAIDFINRCSVLRQLGCKDGKNWNSNYATDIMETAGWKSMIQSHPHLVAEAFRALASAQCPPFGLPRKRLKHT from the exons GTAAAAGTAGTGAAGTTCTCCTACATGTGGACCATCAACAACTTCAGTTTCtgtagagaggagatgggggaggttTTAAAGAGTTCCACCTTCTCCTCTGGACCCAATGACAAGATGAAATG GTGTCTGAGAGTCAACCCAAAAGGACTGGATGATGAAAGCAAAGATTATCTGTCGTTGTATTTACTTCTTGTTAGTTGTCCAAAAAGTGAAGTCAGAGCGAAGTTCAAGTTTTCCTTATTGAACACTAAAAGAGAAGAGACTAAAGCTATGG AAAGCCAAAGAGCCTATCGGTTTGTCCAGGGGAAGGACTGGGGCTTCAAAAAGTTTATTAGAAGAGATTTCCTGCTTGATGAAGCCAACGGGCTGTTACCTGACGACAAGCTAACCCTGTTCTGTGAG GTGAGTGTGGTGCAGGACTCTGTGAACATCTCTGGCCAGTCCAACATGAACATGCTGAAGGTCCCAGAGTGCCAGCTGGCAGACGACCTGGGGAGCCTGTGGGAGTGTTCTCGCTTCACTGACTGTTCCCTCTATGTGGGGGGGCAGGAGTTCAAGGCACACAAATCCATCCTGGCAg CGAGATCTCCCGTCTTTAGCGCCATGTTTGAACATGAGATGGAGGAGAGTAAAAAG AACCGTGTGGACATCAGTGATGTGGACCCAGACGTATTTAAGGAGATGATGGGATTCATCTACACAGGTAAAGCCCCCAACCTGGAGAAGATGGccgacaacctgctggcagctgCTGACAAA taTGCATTGGAGCGTTTAAAGGTGATGTGTGAAGAGGCTCTGTGCAACAGCCTCTCTGTGGAGAACGTGGCTGATACCCTCATCCTGGCAGACTTACACAGTGCCGAGCAGCTCAAAGCACAAGCCATAGATTTTATCAACAG GTGCAGCGTCCTCCGACAGCTGGGCTGTAAAGATGGGAAAAACTGGAATAGCAA TTATGCCACGGACATAATGGAGACGGCAGGCTGGAAGTCAATGATCCAGTCCCACCCTCACTTAGTGGCTGAGGCCTTCAGAGCCCTGGCATCGGCACAGTGCCCACCCTTCGGCCTGCCGAGGAAACGCCTAAAACATACCTGA
- the LOC121554854 gene encoding speckle-type POZ protein-like A isoform X3 encodes MSRVPSPPPPGDMSTGPVAESWCYTQVKVVKFSYMWTINNFSFCREEMGEVLKSSTFSSGPNDKMKWCLRVNPKGLDDESKDYLSLYLLLVSCPKSEVRAKFKFSLLNTKREETKAMESQRAYRFVQGKDWGFKKFIRRDFLLDEANGLLPDDKLTLFCEVSVVQDSVNISGQSNMNMLKVPECQLADDLGSLWECSRFTDCSLYVGGQEFKAHKSILAARSPVFSAMFEHEMEESKKNRVDISDVDPDVFKEMMGFIYTGKAPNLEKMADNLLAAADKYALERLKVMCEEALCNSLSVENVADTLILADLHSAEQLKAQAIDFINRCSVLRQLGCKDGKNWNSNYATDIMETAGWKSMIQSHPHLVAEAFRALASAQCPPFGLPRKRLKHT; translated from the exons GTAAAAGTAGTGAAGTTCTCCTACATGTGGACCATCAACAACTTCAGTTTCtgtagagaggagatgggggaggttTTAAAGAGTTCCACCTTCTCCTCTGGACCCAATGACAAGATGAAATG GTGTCTGAGAGTCAACCCAAAAGGACTGGATGATGAAAGCAAAGATTATCTGTCGTTGTATTTACTTCTTGTTAGTTGTCCAAAAAGTGAAGTCAGAGCGAAGTTCAAGTTTTCCTTATTGAACACTAAAAGAGAAGAGACTAAAGCTATGG AAAGCCAAAGAGCCTATCGGTTTGTCCAGGGGAAGGACTGGGGCTTCAAAAAGTTTATTAGAAGAGATTTCCTGCTTGATGAAGCCAACGGGCTGTTACCTGACGACAAGCTAACCCTGTTCTGTGAG GTGAGTGTGGTGCAGGACTCTGTGAACATCTCTGGCCAGTCCAACATGAACATGCTGAAGGTCCCAGAGTGCCAGCTGGCAGACGACCTGGGGAGCCTGTGGGAGTGTTCTCGCTTCACTGACTGTTCCCTCTATGTGGGGGGGCAGGAGTTCAAGGCACACAAATCCATCCTGGCAg CGAGATCTCCCGTCTTTAGCGCCATGTTTGAACATGAGATGGAGGAGAGTAAAAAG AACCGTGTGGACATCAGTGATGTGGACCCAGACGTATTTAAGGAGATGATGGGATTCATCTACACAGGTAAAGCCCCCAACCTGGAGAAGATGGccgacaacctgctggcagctgCTGACAAA taTGCATTGGAGCGTTTAAAGGTGATGTGTGAAGAGGCTCTGTGCAACAGCCTCTCTGTGGAGAACGTGGCTGATACCCTCATCCTGGCAGACTTACACAGTGCCGAGCAGCTCAAAGCACAAGCCATAGATTTTATCAACAG GTGCAGCGTCCTCCGACAGCTGGGCTGTAAAGATGGGAAAAACTGGAATAGCAA TTATGCCACGGACATAATGGAGACGGCAGGCTGGAAGTCAATGATCCAGTCCCACCCTCACTTAGTGGCTGAGGCCTTCAGAGCCCTGGCATCGGCACAGTGCCCACCCTTCGGCCTGCCGAGGAAACGCCTAAAACATACCTGA